Proteins co-encoded in one Ignavibacteria bacterium genomic window:
- a CDS encoding response regulator yields MALIAIIDDDPDILDASTLVLESKGYEVITATNPNDGYGIVLKHNPDLIILDVMMDEPDDGFFLAQKFRRENIHTPIIMYSSVSKTIGMDYGVGEMVPVDDFVEKPITPDELIKKVEKLLVNQVKE; encoded by the coding sequence ATGGCACTGATCGCAATCATTGATGATGATCCGGATATTCTTGATGCCAGTACGCTGGTTCTGGAATCGAAAGGATATGAGGTAATTACAGCTACAAATCCCAACGACGGCTATGGAATTGTACTGAAGCACAACCCGGACCTTATCATCCTGGACGTAATGATGGATGAGCCTGATGACGGGTTCTTCCTTGCACAGAAGTTCAGAAGGGAAAACATCCACACTCCCATAATCATGTATTCATCGGTTTCCAAGACTATAGGAATGGATTATGGCGTAGGTGAAATGGTTCCTGTGGATGACTTTGTAGAAAAGCCGATCACTCCGGATGAACTAATTAAAAAAGTAGAAAAACTTTTGGTCAACCAGGTTAAGGAGTAA